From the genome of Ralstonia insidiosa:
CAAACCAAACAGCCTAGAAATCGTTTTATCCGTTATGCTGCTCATTCTGTCTCCGCTTCATCATCCCACTTCCGCAGAAGAGCCAGCTTCTCACCAATCTTGATCTCAAGACCTCTGGGAACAGGCTGATACCAACCGGGCTCTTGCATGCCTTCGGGTAGGTAAGACTCACCAGCCGCATAGGCATTAGGTTCATCATGAGCATAACGGTATTCATGCCCATAACCTAGTTCCTTCATCAGTTTTGTCGGAGCATTGCGAAGATGTACCGGCACCTCTCGGCTCTTGTCCTGCTTCACAAAAGCACGAGCCTGGTTATAGGCCATGTATCCAGCATTGCTCTTGGCAGCTACAGCCAGATAGATGACCGCTTGACCAAGGGCCAACTCACCTTCAGGACTACCTAGCCGTTCGTAAGTTAGGGCTGCATCGTTTGCTATCTGCATGGCTCTTGGATCAGCCAAGCCAATATCTTCCCACGCCATGCGCACAATGCGGCGGGACAGATACCGAGGATCAGCACCACCGTCCAACATGCGAGTCAACCAGTAGAGGGCAGCATCAGGATGGGAGCCACGAACAGACTTGTGAAGGGCGGAGATCTGGTCATAGAAGTTGTCGCCACCTTTATCAAAACGCCTTGCATTGAGTGACAAGGCGTTCTGTATGAAGTCAGCATCAATCTTCTGAACACCAGCGGCACCAGCAGCCGTCTTGCATTGTTCAAGCAGGTTCAAGAACCTTCTTGCATCACCGTCTGC
Proteins encoded in this window:
- a CDS encoding replication-associated recombination protein A — encoded protein: MPDLFAQEPSAPLAEALRPKTLDEVIGQSHLLGEGKPLRLAFQSGKPHSMIFWGPPGVGKTTLARLTASAFKCEFIALSAVLSGVKDIREAMEQARQYLAQGKNTILFVDEIHRFNKSQQDALLPHVESGLFTFIGATTENPSFEVNSALLSRAQVYVLKSLTDEELKLLLKRAQEKALGDLEFEEKAVDTIVGYADGDARRFLNLLEQCKTAAGAAGVQKIDADFIQNALSLNARRFDKGGDNFYDQISALHKSVRGSHPDAALYWLTRMLDGGADPRYLSRRIVRMAWEDIGLADPRAMQIANDAALTYERLGSPEGELALGQAVIYLAVAAKSNAGYMAYNQARAFVKQDKSREVPVHLRNAPTKLMKELGYGHEYRYAHDEPNAYAAGESYLPEGMQEPGWYQPVPRGLEIKIGEKLALLRKWDDEAETE